The Streptomyces pactum genome contains a region encoding:
- a CDS encoding type I polyketide synthase: MSDEEKVRDYLKRAVAEARGLQHRLREVEDKAREPIAVVGMACRFPGGVRTPEDLWRMVAQGDDAIAGFPADRGWDVDRLYRSDAQESGASTTLEGGFLEGAGDFDGDFFGISPREALATDPQQRLLLESSWEALERSQVDPRSLRGSATGVFFGGTGGDFAGLLAASPQALDGYMLTGTSSSVLSGRVSYLLGLTGPAVTVDTACSSSLVSVHLATQALRKDEISLALAGGVSVLATPGAFPEFSRQGGLAADGRCKAFAASADGTGWGEGVGVLVLERLSDALRAGRPVLAVLRESGINQDGASNGLTAPSGPAQRRLILRTLDNAGLATADVDLVEAHGTGTKLGDPIEARALLATYGQDRPADRPLYLGSVKSNIGHTQYAAGVSGVIKTVMALRHGVMPKTLHVDEPTPHVDWSAGAVELLTENRPWPPADRPRRAAVSSFGVSGTNAHVILEEAPQAGPVEPEAESGVAPVSSPVVPWALSGRTEAALRAQAARLVEHLERDPDASWLDVGCSLVRTRSAFEQRAVVLGAGREELLAGVRAVAGGTHAPGVVTGRAADCGVVFVFPGQGSQWVGMGRELWDASPVFAESMVACERALAPFTDWSLRDVVFRDGDDPLWARVDVVQPVLWAVMVSLAAVWRSFGVEPAAVVGHSQGEVAAACVAGGLSLQDGARVVAVRSRLVRERLSGRGGMGSVALPVAEVEERLAGFGGRVGVAAVNGPSSVVVSGETEALEALLAQCEEEGVRARRIAVDYASHSAQVDALNEDLLAELAEIRPQSSSVAFYSTVTGEQADTAGVDAAYWLRNMRETVAFEAAVRTAVDEGNRTLLEISPHPVVVMAVQEVIDGMGVAAHVSGSVRRDDAGADRLLASLAEAYAAGAPVDWTRLFRGTDARPVDLPTYAFQRERYWLRPPASGSGDVTAAGLRSPGHPLLGAAVEPAESDGLILTGRLSLRDHPWLADHRVMGTVPLPGTAFVELAVAAGDLVECPHVEELTMQAPLLLPETGDLDLQLTVSAPDGTGRREIGLFARCDDDISAGSWVRHATGVLRPVGPAPEEASALWPPHGAERLDVDDLYERSGDGPFAYGPAFHGLRAAWSRGREVFAEVRLPQELHEEAGDYLLHPALLDAALHAVGLGELLDTGGQPLRPFAWNAVSLHATGATALHVTLSPAGENAVALHAVDGTGAPVATVGSLLLRPVGTGGPDTGRSATRPSLFGMEWTPVPLPVPDAAPWAVLGADPERAARWAGSEGGVEHHAGAAELTASLTASPEAGGRRPSFVVLDLTAGDPDGRGPADLARERAGAVLAAARAWVSEDLDERLATVPLVVATSHAVGTSPEDPVTGLGSAALWGLVRSIQSENPGRFVLLDLDDDPESVRAVPGAVASGEAEIALRQGAGLVPRLARTPVAETPGDVPGAGLDALDPTGTVLVTGATGGLGALVAARLAERHGVRHLLLLSRRGPDADGADELLARLGELGATATLVACDAADREALAEALGRIPAEHPLTAVVHCAGTAENALLAALTPELIDRVFRPKVDAAMHLHELTAGLDLSAFVLFSSIAGTLGGTGQGNYAAANTFLDALARHRRGRGLAATSLAWGLWEAERGMGGGLTEAASAGTPMRGVSALPSAEGLELFDLGWHSAEPVLFPARLNGAALRAQASAGSLPPVLRGLFRVPGRRSAQDGSQDAGARLRRRLAEMGPAERRDAVLALVRDLIAAVLGHAFADRIETDRPFRDLGFTSLTAVELRNQLNAVTGLRLPVSLVFDYPTLGELVTLLVGKLCPDGATQAGGTPEADREAAVRRALSSIPLDRLREHGLLDTLLALSGDGPTAGSEAADRSEEIKSMDVAALLAMARSTTSQ; this comes from the coding sequence GTCCGGCGCCTCCACCACCCTGGAGGGCGGGTTCCTGGAGGGCGCGGGCGACTTCGACGGGGACTTCTTCGGAATCTCGCCGCGTGAGGCCCTCGCGACCGACCCCCAGCAGCGGCTGCTGCTGGAGTCCTCGTGGGAGGCGCTGGAGCGCTCCCAGGTCGACCCCCGCTCGCTGCGCGGCAGCGCCACCGGGGTGTTCTTCGGGGGCACGGGCGGCGATTTCGCCGGCCTGCTGGCCGCGTCACCGCAGGCCCTGGACGGCTACATGCTGACCGGCACCTCCAGCAGCGTGCTGTCGGGCCGGGTCTCGTACCTGCTGGGGCTGACGGGGCCCGCGGTGACGGTGGACACCGCCTGTTCCTCCTCGCTGGTCTCCGTGCACCTGGCGACGCAGGCCCTGCGCAAGGACGAGATATCGCTGGCCCTGGCCGGTGGCGTGTCGGTGCTGGCGACCCCCGGCGCCTTCCCCGAGTTCTCCCGGCAGGGCGGCCTGGCCGCCGACGGCCGGTGCAAGGCGTTCGCGGCCTCGGCGGACGGTACCGGCTGGGGCGAGGGCGTCGGCGTCCTCGTACTGGAACGGCTCTCCGACGCCCTGCGTGCCGGTCGCCCGGTGCTCGCCGTGCTCCGGGAGAGCGGGATCAACCAGGACGGTGCCAGCAACGGCCTCACCGCGCCCAGCGGTCCCGCCCAGCGCCGGCTCATCCTGCGCACCCTCGACAACGCCGGGCTGGCCACCGCCGACGTCGATCTGGTGGAGGCGCACGGCACGGGCACCAAGCTGGGCGACCCGATCGAGGCCCGGGCACTGCTGGCGACCTACGGCCAGGACCGCCCGGCCGACCGGCCGCTGTACCTCGGCTCGGTGAAGTCGAACATCGGCCACACGCAGTACGCCGCCGGAGTCAGCGGCGTGATCAAGACGGTCATGGCCCTCAGGCACGGCGTCATGCCGAAGACGCTGCACGTGGACGAGCCGACGCCGCACGTGGACTGGTCCGCGGGCGCGGTGGAGCTGCTGACCGAGAACCGGCCCTGGCCCCCGGCCGACCGTCCGCGCCGGGCCGCGGTGTCCTCCTTCGGAGTCAGCGGCACGAACGCGCACGTGATTCTGGAGGAGGCGCCGCAGGCCGGTCCGGTGGAACCGGAGGCGGAGAGCGGGGTGGCGCCGGTGTCGTCGCCGGTGGTGCCGTGGGCGCTGTCGGGCCGGACGGAGGCGGCGCTGCGGGCGCAGGCGGCGCGGCTGGTGGAGCACCTGGAGCGTGATCCCGACGCGTCCTGGCTGGACGTGGGGTGCTCGCTGGTGCGGACGCGGTCGGCGTTCGAGCAGCGTGCGGTGGTGCTGGGCGCCGGCCGGGAGGAGTTGCTGGCGGGGGTGCGTGCGGTCGCCGGGGGCACGCACGCGCCGGGAGTGGTCACCGGGCGGGCCGCCGACTGCGGTGTGGTGTTCGTGTTCCCGGGTCAGGGTTCGCAGTGGGTCGGTATGGGGCGTGAGTTGTGGGACGCGTCGCCGGTGTTCGCGGAGTCGATGGTGGCGTGTGAGCGTGCGCTGGCTCCGTTCACGGACTGGTCGTTGCGGGATGTGGTCTTCCGTGACGGTGATGATCCGTTGTGGGCGCGGGTGGATGTGGTGCAGCCGGTGTTGTGGGCGGTGATGGTGTCGCTGGCCGCGGTGTGGCGTTCGTTCGGGGTGGAGCCGGCCGCGGTGGTGGGCCATTCGCAGGGTGAGGTGGCGGCCGCGTGTGTGGCGGGCGGGTTGTCGTTGCAGGACGGTGCGCGGGTCGTGGCGGTGCGTTCGCGGCTGGTGCGGGAGAGGCTGTCGGGCCGGGGCGGTATGGGTTCGGTGGCGTTGCCGGTGGCGGAGGTGGAGGAGCGGCTGGCCGGGTTCGGGGGCCGGGTGGGGGTCGCGGCGGTGAACGGTCCGTCGTCGGTGGTGGTCTCGGGTGAGACCGAGGCGCTGGAGGCGTTGCTGGCTCAGTGCGAGGAGGAGGGGGTGCGGGCCCGTCGCATCGCGGTGGACTACGCCTCCCACTCCGCCCAGGTGGACGCGCTGAACGAGGATCTGCTGGCGGAGCTGGCGGAGATACGCCCGCAGTCCTCGTCGGTGGCGTTCTATTCCACGGTGACGGGCGAGCAGGCCGACACCGCCGGGGTCGACGCGGCCTACTGGCTGCGGAACATGCGGGAGACGGTCGCCTTCGAGGCCGCCGTGCGCACCGCCGTCGACGAGGGGAACCGCACCCTGCTGGAGATCAGCCCGCACCCCGTGGTGGTCATGGCCGTGCAGGAGGTCATCGACGGCATGGGAGTCGCGGCCCACGTCTCCGGCTCCGTGCGCCGCGACGACGCGGGCGCCGACCGGCTGCTGGCGTCGCTGGCCGAGGCGTACGCGGCCGGCGCACCCGTCGACTGGACGAGGCTCTTCCGCGGCACCGACGCGCGTCCCGTGGACCTGCCCACCTACGCCTTCCAGCGGGAGCGGTACTGGCTGCGCCCGCCTGCCTCCGGCTCCGGTGACGTGACCGCCGCCGGTCTGCGCTCCCCCGGGCATCCGCTGCTCGGGGCCGCCGTGGAGCCGGCGGAGTCCGACGGCCTGATCCTCACCGGGCGCCTCTCGCTGCGCGACCACCCCTGGCTGGCCGACCACCGCGTCATGGGCACCGTCCCCCTCCCGGGGACCGCGTTCGTCGAGCTGGCGGTGGCCGCGGGCGATCTCGTCGAGTGCCCGCACGTCGAGGAACTGACCATGCAGGCCCCGCTCCTGCTGCCCGAAACCGGCGACCTGGACCTCCAGCTCACCGTGAGCGCCCCGGACGGGACCGGGCGACGCGAGATCGGACTCTTCGCCCGCTGCGACGACGACATCTCGGCCGGGTCCTGGGTCCGGCACGCCACCGGCGTGCTCCGCCCCGTCGGTCCCGCCCCCGAGGAGGCCTCCGCGCTCTGGCCGCCGCACGGCGCGGAGCGCCTCGACGTGGACGATCTGTACGAGCGGTCGGGCGACGGTCCGTTCGCCTACGGGCCGGCCTTCCACGGCCTGCGGGCCGCGTGGTCGCGCGGCCGGGAGGTCTTCGCGGAGGTTCGCCTGCCACAGGAGCTGCACGAGGAGGCGGGCGACTACCTCCTGCACCCCGCGCTGCTGGACGCGGCACTGCACGCGGTGGGTCTGGGCGAGCTGCTGGACACCGGTGGACAGCCGCTGCGCCCGTTCGCCTGGAACGCGGTGTCCCTGCACGCCACCGGGGCCACCGCCCTGCACGTGACCCTCTCCCCCGCCGGGGAGAACGCCGTGGCCCTGCACGCCGTGGACGGCACCGGCGCGCCGGTGGCCACGGTCGGTTCGCTGCTGCTGCGGCCGGTCGGCACCGGCGGCCCGGACACCGGGCGGTCCGCCACCCGTCCCTCGCTGTTCGGCATGGAGTGGACGCCCGTCCCGCTGCCCGTGCCCGACGCCGCCCCTTGGGCGGTCCTGGGCGCGGACCCGGAGCGGGCGGCGCGATGGGCGGGCTCCGAAGGCGGTGTGGAGCACCACGCCGGGGCGGCCGAGCTGACCGCGTCCCTGACCGCGTCCCCGGAAGCGGGCGGTCGGCGGCCGTCGTTCGTCGTCCTGGATCTGACGGCCGGTGACCCGGACGGCCGGGGCCCCGCGGACCTCGCCCGGGAACGCGCCGGTGCGGTGCTGGCGGCGGCACGCGCGTGGGTCTCCGAGGACCTCGACGAGCGGCTCGCGACGGTGCCGCTGGTGGTGGCCACCTCTCACGCCGTGGGCACCTCGCCCGAGGATCCGGTGACCGGGCTCGGTTCCGCCGCGCTGTGGGGACTGGTGCGCTCGATCCAGTCGGAGAACCCGGGCCGGTTCGTGCTGCTGGACCTCGACGACGACCCCGAGTCCGTGCGGGCGGTGCCGGGCGCGGTCGCGTCCGGGGAGGCAGAGATCGCCCTGCGCCAGGGTGCCGGGCTGGTGCCGCGGCTCGCCCGGACCCCGGTGGCCGAAACGCCCGGGGACGTGCCCGGCGCGGGACTCGACGCGCTCGACCCGACGGGCACGGTGCTGGTGACGGGGGCGACCGGGGGCCTCGGCGCACTCGTCGCCGCGCGGCTGGCCGAGCGGCACGGCGTACGGCACCTGCTGCTGCTCAGCAGGCGGGGCCCGGACGCGGACGGCGCGGACGAACTGCTCGCCCGGCTCGGTGAGCTGGGCGCGACGGCGACACTGGTGGCGTGCGACGCGGCGGACCGTGAGGCGCTGGCGGAGGCGCTCGGCCGGATTCCCGCCGAGCATCCGCTGACCGCCGTGGTGCACTGCGCCGGTACCGCCGAGAACGCGCTGCTGGCCGCGCTGACCCCCGAACTGATCGACCGGGTCTTCCGTCCCAAGGTGGACGCGGCGATGCATCTGCACGAGCTGACGGCCGGCCTGGACCTGTCCGCCTTCGTGCTGTTCTCCTCGATCGCGGGCACCCTCGGCGGCACCGGTCAGGGCAACTACGCGGCGGCCAACACGTTCCTCGACGCACTCGCCCGGCACCGGCGCGGACGCGGGCTGGCGGCCACGTCGCTCGCCTGGGGGCTGTGGGAGGCCGAGCGCGGCATGGGCGGCGGTCTCACCGAGGCGGCTTCGGCGGGCACGCCCATGCGCGGGGTGTCCGCGCTGCCCTCCGCGGAGGGCCTGGAGCTGTTCGACCTCGGCTGGCACAGCGCCGAGCCGGTGCTGTTCCCGGCACGGCTGAACGGCGCCGCGCTGCGGGCCCAGGCCTCGGCCGGTTCCCTGCCGCCGGTGTTGCGGGGGCTGTTCCGCGTGCCGGGCCGACGGTCGGCGCAGGACGGGAGCCAGGACGCGGGGGCCCGGTTGCGGCGGCGCCTCGCGGAGATGGGGCCCGCTGAGCGGCGGGACGCCGTGCTGGCGCTCGTACGCGACCTGATCGCCGCCGTGCTGGGACACGCCTTCGCGGACCGGATCGAGACCGACCGGCCCTTCCGCGACCTCGGGTTCACCTCGCTCACCGCCGTGGAGTTGCGCAACCAGCTCAACGCCGTCACCGGCCTGCGCCTGCCCGTCAGCCTGGTCTTCGACTACCCGACGCTGGGCGAGTTGGTGACCCTGCTGGTGGGCAAGCTGTGCCCGGACGGTGCGACGCAGGCGGGCGGGACGCCCGAGGCCGACCGGGAAGCAGCCGTGCGGCGCGCTCTGTCGTCCATTCCGCTGGACCGGCTGCGGGAGCACGGCCTCCTCGACACGCTGCTCGCCCTGTCGGGTGACGGCCCGACGGCCGGGTCCGAGGCGGCCGACCGCAGCGAGGAGATCAAGTCCATGGACGTGGCGGCGCTCCTCGCGATGGCCAGGAGCACGACGTCACAGTGA
- a CDS encoding cytochrome P450, producing the protein MAEAPSEPIAFPFPEPPSVRDLPPELAEIRDGESVVEVKFPDGISGWMVTKHADVRKVLVDSRFSSKVMASAAASMSETETGKLMNESLVGMDAPEHTRLRKLVTRAFTARKVEQLRPRVAELVAELLDEMENQPRPVDLVKAFSVPLPVRVICELLGVPAKDQETFHAWSNALLGDWSQVVEKEAATVSLVGYFGELIAAKRENPADDLITALIKVSEEDPTLTDREITALSIGILSAGHETTANQISMFLVHLLNDRDQLEEVRANPEALPRAIDELLRFVPLTTTGGIIPRLTTAEVELSNGKVLPAGAVVLPAVATANRDPEVFADGELLDLGREHNPHLAFGAGIHHCLGAQLARIELQEAFKALLERLPSLRLAVPESELRLKSASIIRGLESLPITW; encoded by the coding sequence ATGGCCGAAGCGCCTTCCGAGCCCATAGCGTTCCCCTTCCCCGAGCCGCCCTCCGTCCGTGACCTGCCCCCCGAGCTGGCCGAGATCCGTGACGGCGAGTCCGTCGTGGAGGTGAAGTTCCCCGACGGCATCTCCGGCTGGATGGTGACCAAGCACGCCGACGTCCGCAAGGTGCTCGTCGACTCCCGGTTCAGCAGCAAGGTCATGGCCAGTGCGGCCGCGAGCATGTCGGAGACCGAGACCGGCAAGCTGATGAACGAGTCCCTCGTCGGCATGGACGCGCCGGAGCACACCCGGCTGCGCAAGCTGGTCACCCGGGCCTTCACCGCGCGCAAGGTCGAGCAGCTACGGCCTCGCGTCGCCGAGTTGGTCGCCGAGTTGCTGGACGAGATGGAGAACCAGCCGCGACCGGTCGACCTGGTCAAGGCGTTCTCCGTGCCGCTGCCGGTCCGGGTGATCTGCGAGCTGCTCGGCGTGCCGGCCAAGGACCAGGAGACGTTCCACGCCTGGTCCAACGCCCTGCTCGGGGACTGGAGCCAGGTCGTGGAGAAGGAGGCCGCGACCGTCTCCCTGGTGGGGTACTTCGGTGAACTCATCGCCGCCAAGCGGGAGAACCCGGCCGACGACCTGATCACCGCGCTGATCAAGGTGAGCGAGGAGGACCCGACGCTCACCGACCGCGAGATCACCGCGCTGAGCATCGGTATCCTCAGCGCCGGCCACGAGACGACCGCCAATCAGATCAGCATGTTCCTGGTGCACCTGCTGAACGATCGCGACCAGCTCGAGGAGGTACGCGCGAACCCGGAAGCGCTGCCGCGTGCCATCGACGAGCTGCTGCGGTTCGTGCCGCTCACCACGACCGGCGGCATCATCCCCCGGCTGACCACCGCCGAGGTGGAGCTGAGCAACGGCAAGGTGCTGCCGGCGGGCGCCGTCGTCCTGCCCGCGGTCGCCACCGCCAACCGGGACCCCGAGGTCTTCGCGGACGGGGAACTGCTGGATCTGGGCCGTGAGCACAATCCCCACCTGGCCTTCGGCGCCGGTATCCATCACTGCCTGGGCGCCCAGCTCGCCCGTATCGAGCTCCAGGAGGCATTCAAGGCGCTGCTGGAGCGCCTGCCGTCGTTGCGACTGGCGGTCCCCGAGTCGGAGCTGCGGCTCAAGAGCGCTTCGATCATCCGCGGTCTCGAAAGCCTGCCCATCACCTGGTAG